In Heterodontus francisci isolate sHetFra1 unplaced genomic scaffold, sHetFra1.hap1 HAP1_SCAFFOLD_518, whole genome shotgun sequence, a single window of DNA contains:
- the LOC137361982 gene encoding LOW QUALITY PROTEIN: BTB/POZ domain-containing adapter for CUL3-mediated RhoA degradation protein 1-like (The sequence of the model RefSeq protein was modified relative to this genomic sequence to represent the inferred CDS: deleted 2 bases in 2 codons), with protein MSAVSGARGEGAEGLLLLTASPALPRCGQPCEARPPSPSSKYVKLNVGGCLHYTTVQTLSKQDTALQAMFSGNAEVLTDHEGWIVVDRCGKHFGTLLNYLRDGSVPLPEGVREMEELMLEAKYYLVQGLVEDCTQALRRKAESFDADCRIPMITSAKEEQKIVTSSTKPVVKLLHNRSNNKYSYTSNSDDNLLKNIELFDKLALRFNGRVVFAKDVLGDEICCWSFYGKGRKVAEICCTSIVYATEKKQTKVEFPEARIFEETLNTLMYEAPQMPDRAFLEATAGGQQHSEDEDRRVRQDRVRRIHVRRHITHDERPHGQQAVFKD; from the exons ATGTCCGCCGTTTCGGGCGCCCGGGGCGAGGGGGCGGAGGGCCTGCTGCTCCTGACGGCCTCCCCGGCCCTGCCTCGCTGCGGGCAGCCCTGCGAGGCCAGGCCGCCGAGCCCCAGCAGCAAGTACGTCAAGCTGAACGTGGGCGGCTGCCTCCACTACACCACGGTGCAGACCCTCTCCAAGCAAGACACGGCCCTGCAGGCGATGTTCAGCGGCAACGCGGAGGTCCTGACGGACCACGAGG GCTGGATCGTGGTAGACAGGTGCGGCAAGCACTTCGGAACGTTGCTGAACTACCTGCGGGACGGTTCGGTGCCCCTACCCGAGGGCGTGCGAGAGATGGAAGAACTGATGCTCGAGGCCAAGTACTACCTTGTTCAGGGGCTGGTGGAGGACTGTACGCAAGCCCTGAGG CGAAAGGCCGAGTCCTTTGATGCAGATTGTCGGATACCAATGATTACATCAGCAAAAGAGGAGCAGAAAATTGTCACATCGTCAACCAAG cCGGTCGTCAAGTTACTGCACAATCGAAGTAACAACAAGTATTCCTACACAAG TAACTCTGACGATAATTTGTTG AAAAACATCGAGTTGTTTGACAAGCTGGCTCTCCGCTTTAATGGGAGAGTCGTGTTCGCCAAGGACGTGTTGGGGGATGAGATCTGCTGCTGGTCGTTCTACGGAAAGGGCCGCAAGGTTGCCGAGATTTGCTGCACGTCGATTGTTTACGCCACGGAGAAAAAACAGACCAAG gtgGAGTTCCCCGAGGCCCGCATCTTTGAGGAGACGCTGAACACCCTGATGTACGAGGCACCCCAGATGCCGGACCGCGCGTTCCTGGAGGCCACGGCTGGGGGGCAGCAGCACAGCGAGGACGAGGACAGGCGGGTGAGGCAGGACCGT GTCCGCCGGATTCACGTGCGCCGTCACATCACGCACGACGAGCGTCCCCACGGACAGCAAGCGGTCTTcaaagactga